From Thalassoglobus sp. JC818, one genomic window encodes:
- a CDS encoding DUF6797 domain-containing protein, translating to MTQRNKREASPTEQSAIDESSGMASEMMRVSISCFMVSSFIFMLLNCSEAQTPTVDEVLASAQQTGNSERGLHVFASAKFACVSCHAIGEAGGKIGPALSLIAKQRKPEEIVQSLLNPKQTVQPEYIAHAVQTDDGQQYRGYLVSESSEELVLRDPSSKKLEHIPVDSIEARKEIGTLMPEGLSQAMSPQELADVVHFLLNLKDDGDIDRKLAESVLQHAATHNHGPVAFEYELGPLSPDYWPNANHFVNRERVYDYYAKQAAAFRGRSDSVRMLPEFPGLDGGTLGHWGNQDEETWRDGRWNETQLGTLQSGVFRGAGVQTDRGICVRFGENQEYSACFDPQTLSYSLVWENGFVKFSDTRHGFVSGLELNGNPIARDVSAHSSKLPQQNSRRYLGLYRSGDLVAFRYRIGNREYLDVPKMVDGKFQPEAMPVEDHPLNSILDGGQPQWPEVITTPILLGTATPYAIDNITPPFDNPWNSLMFFGGHAFLPDGSALLCTMQGDVWHVSDISVPSTQARWKRFASGLHQPQGIVVDDDGIFVLGRDQITRLHDLNGDQEADYYEAFSAAYETSPAGHDFICGLERDADGYFYTASGNQGVLRISPDGQHVDVIATGFRNPDGLGVTSDGKVTVPCSEGTWTPASMICSVPIHEKPAQLHPSIGGQDPPFYGYKGPRDGQAPELPLVYLPRGIDNSSGGQIEVSSESWGPLQGEMIHFSFGTGSHFLLLRDEVRGVEQGTIVPLPGEFLSGAHRGRFHPIDGQLYVTGMAGWGAYSIEDGCFQRVRYTGDSVQLPTKVSAHENGIHVRFSSPIDPSTAEDRAEQFAQAWNYRYSPGYGSPEFSTREYGTQGHDVLTITRVRTTDDGYGIFLEIPELQPANQLHLSLAPDAEHRCEMFLTIHALHEPWSIPGENPPARKEVSPPPILKDLAYATQLQPNPWTRRLKDARDIELATGSNLSFQDRTIRVKAGEPIRFTLQNPDVVPHNWALVKPGTLHAVGTLSNKLIADPDAFLSHYIPETDDVLVHTDVVSPGSFQVIFFNAPKEPGVYPYLCTFPGHWLVMNGELIVE from the coding sequence ATGACTCAGCGGAACAAACGAGAAGCATCCCCAACAGAACAATCCGCGATCGACGAAAGCTCTGGCATGGCGAGTGAAATGATGAGAGTTTCAATCAGTTGTTTCATGGTCTCATCGTTCATTTTCATGCTTCTCAATTGCTCCGAAGCACAAACACCGACCGTCGACGAAGTACTCGCGTCGGCGCAGCAGACGGGAAACTCCGAGCGCGGCTTGCACGTTTTCGCTTCCGCAAAGTTCGCTTGCGTTTCTTGTCATGCAATCGGTGAAGCGGGCGGAAAAATTGGTCCAGCGCTCTCGCTGATTGCGAAACAGCGCAAGCCGGAAGAGATTGTTCAGTCTCTGCTGAATCCAAAGCAGACCGTGCAACCGGAGTACATCGCCCACGCTGTTCAGACTGATGACGGCCAGCAGTATCGAGGCTATCTCGTTTCCGAATCGAGTGAAGAACTCGTTCTCCGAGATCCCTCGTCCAAGAAACTCGAGCACATCCCCGTCGACTCGATTGAAGCCCGCAAGGAAATCGGCACGTTAATGCCGGAGGGACTCTCGCAAGCCATGAGTCCGCAGGAACTCGCCGACGTCGTGCACTTCCTATTGAATCTCAAAGACGATGGAGACATCGACCGCAAACTTGCTGAGTCAGTTCTGCAACATGCAGCCACTCACAATCACGGTCCTGTTGCATTTGAATATGAGTTGGGACCGCTTTCCCCGGATTACTGGCCGAACGCGAACCACTTCGTCAATCGAGAACGCGTCTACGACTACTACGCGAAGCAGGCTGCTGCTTTTCGGGGTCGTTCCGACTCCGTGAGAATGTTACCCGAGTTTCCGGGACTCGACGGGGGCACCCTCGGTCACTGGGGGAATCAGGACGAAGAAACCTGGCGGGATGGTCGCTGGAACGAAACACAATTGGGAACTCTCCAAAGCGGTGTTTTTCGCGGAGCAGGCGTTCAAACCGATCGCGGAATCTGCGTTCGCTTCGGTGAGAATCAGGAGTACTCTGCCTGCTTTGATCCTCAGACGCTGAGTTACTCGCTGGTCTGGGAAAACGGATTCGTCAAATTCTCCGACACTCGTCACGGGTTCGTGAGTGGCCTCGAACTGAATGGCAATCCCATCGCGAGAGATGTTTCGGCTCACTCTTCCAAACTCCCTCAACAGAACAGTCGCCGCTATCTGGGCCTGTATCGATCCGGTGATCTCGTCGCGTTCCGCTACCGAATCGGCAACCGGGAGTATCTGGATGTTCCGAAGATGGTCGACGGAAAATTTCAACCTGAAGCCATGCCGGTCGAAGATCATCCGTTGAATTCAATTCTCGATGGAGGTCAACCTCAGTGGCCCGAAGTCATCACCACACCGATCTTACTCGGAACGGCCACTCCGTACGCCATCGACAACATCACTCCACCGTTTGACAATCCGTGGAACAGTCTGATGTTCTTCGGCGGACACGCATTTCTTCCCGATGGGTCAGCCCTGTTGTGCACGATGCAGGGCGACGTTTGGCATGTCTCCGATATTAGCGTTCCCTCCACTCAAGCTCGCTGGAAGCGTTTCGCATCGGGGCTGCATCAACCGCAAGGAATTGTGGTCGATGACGATGGAATTTTCGTCCTTGGCCGTGATCAGATCACTCGACTTCACGATCTCAACGGAGATCAAGAAGCGGACTATTACGAAGCATTCTCGGCTGCCTATGAAACTTCTCCGGCAGGACATGACTTTATCTGCGGACTTGAACGCGACGCCGACGGCTACTTCTACACAGCTTCCGGAAATCAGGGAGTGCTGCGAATTTCTCCCGACGGGCAACACGTCGATGTCATCGCCACAGGCTTTCGCAATCCGGACGGACTCGGCGTGACGTCCGATGGAAAAGTCACCGTCCCGTGTTCGGAAGGAACGTGGACACCTGCTTCGATGATTTGTTCTGTGCCGATTCATGAAAAGCCTGCACAGCTTCACCCCTCAATCGGCGGTCAGGATCCACCGTTTTATGGCTACAAGGGACCGCGAGACGGACAGGCTCCAGAACTTCCTCTGGTCTATCTTCCGCGCGGAATCGATAACTCCTCCGGCGGACAAATCGAGGTCTCGAGCGAATCGTGGGGGCCGCTGCAGGGAGAGATGATCCACTTTTCATTTGGAACCGGAAGCCACTTCCTGCTCCTTCGCGACGAAGTTCGCGGAGTCGAACAAGGCACCATTGTTCCCTTGCCGGGTGAGTTTCTGTCAGGCGCTCATCGAGGTCGGTTTCATCCGATTGATGGACAACTCTACGTGACCGGGATGGCAGGCTGGGGAGCGTACAGCATCGAAGATGGATGCTTCCAACGCGTGAGATATACAGGTGACTCTGTTCAACTACCGACCAAGGTTTCCGCCCACGAGAATGGAATTCATGTGCGGTTCTCGTCTCCGATTGATCCCTCAACGGCAGAAGATCGAGCCGAACAATTCGCCCAAGCCTGGAACTATCGATACAGCCCTGGCTACGGATCGCCCGAGTTCTCGACAAGAGAGTACGGAACTCAAGGCCACGATGTGCTGACCATCACGCGCGTCCGAACCACCGATGACGGGTACGGAATATTCCTTGAGATTCCTGAGCTGCAACCGGCCAATCAACTGCATCTCAGTCTCGCTCCTGATGCTGAACATCGATGTGAGATGTTTCTGACGATTCATGCATTACACGAACCGTGGAGCATCCCCGGTGAGAATCCCCCGGCTCGAAAGGAAGTCTCACCGCCGCCGATCCTGAAAGATCTCGCGTACGCAACACAGCTTCAGCCCAATCCGTGGACACGTCGACTTAAAGATGCTCGCGACATTGAACTGGCCACCGGCAGCAATTTGAGTTTTCAAGACCGGACAATCCGTGTCAAAGCTGGGGAACCAATCCGGTTCACGTTGCAAAACCCCGATGTCGTCCCACACAATTGGGCACTGGTCAAACCGGGAACTCTGCATGCCGTCGGAACGCTGTCGAACAAGCTGATTGCTGACCCGGATGCCTTCTTGAGCCACTATATTCCCGAAACGGACGACGTCCTCGTGCATACCGATGTCGTTTCACCGGGAAGCTTTCAGGTGATCTTCTTTAATGCCCCGAAAGAGCCCGGAGTCTACCCGTATCTCTGCACGTTTCCGGGCCACTGGCTGGTCATGAACGGAGAGCTCATCGTCGAGTGA
- a CDS encoding PVC-type heme-binding CxxCH protein: MSKHRVILAALFTVVGICSIQISAQESSYSPEVQGPSTEGELALEGFVYPSELEVKLWAAEPMLANPVAFGIDETGGLYICETFRQQKGVEDNRSHMNWLADDLSLTTVDERLEMFRKFLGADVEKYAVEHDRIRLLRDTDGDGKADTATTFADGFNSIVDGTGAGVLAIDGDVYYTCIPKLYRMRDENGDGVADEVEALHDGYGVRVAFRGHDMHGLTLGPDGRLYFSIGDRGYNVVTMEGKRLFRPDTGAVFRCELDGSDLEVFAYGLRNPQELAFDDYGNLFTGDNNSDSGDQARWVYVTQGSDTGWRMYYQYLPDRGPWNRERIWYPYQSDDATTELQPAYVVPPIANISDGPSGLVHYPGVGLSPKYDGHFFLADFRGSAGQSGVRHFRMEPKGATFELVDDDWLIKSILVTDVDFGFDGRVYLSDWVDGWNGPGKGRIYTLSDPQYRIPSLETPPEQLMNEGLAKLSEVRLGELLAHPDKRIRQRAQFELVKKEAENVLQEVANSSANQKARLHAIWGLGQLLRVGKILPKDLITLANDSDPEVRAQALNVLADNKVTDAAPLFVAAIGDGTPRQKYFAAIGLGNLQSDENLFVIVDLLKQNDNSDPVLRHAGIRALAMCATDEQLLEFSQPQFPPSVRLGAVVALRRMESGHLKEFLNDPEPAVVVEAARAIHDLDIVDAVSELADLSLNPDSPDALIRRVMSANFRRGRKKNADRVAGIAADSRFSNSIREEAMQELLQWDAPPVFDRVTNQHRSLDTRSLELSTPAVRANLGGMMAGNSKLKTLAIQLAAKYEVQDVASYLQETFEQTDNDAQMRREALIALDAVNSMSLLELLDSGLADENDQIRATSREILARRNPVEAVPVLSEALNTGSRVERQSAIHVLDELKVPEAEEVLLKTLDQLIANNVPADIKLDLIEVAEKRDSIKFKNRLNAIEKQRDPNDPLSAYRECLEGGDLARGVEIFFGNAAASCRRCHKVNGDGSDVGPDLSAVSKENPREYLLESIVLPNAKIAKGFETVVYALADGRIVSGIVKGETDETVRLMQPMGEIVVIEKDDIDAQTKGQSGMPADMAKQLTKSEIRDLVEYLSTLKTPYKPEGHE; this comes from the coding sequence TTGTCGAAGCATCGTGTCATCCTGGCTGCTCTTTTCACTGTTGTCGGTATCTGTTCGATTCAGATTTCCGCACAGGAATCGTCCTATTCCCCAGAAGTTCAAGGCCCTTCGACCGAAGGCGAACTCGCGCTCGAAGGATTCGTCTATCCCTCCGAACTCGAAGTCAAACTCTGGGCAGCGGAGCCGATGCTCGCTAATCCGGTTGCTTTCGGCATCGATGAAACCGGCGGCCTGTATATTTGCGAGACCTTCCGTCAGCAAAAAGGAGTCGAAGATAATCGCAGCCACATGAACTGGCTGGCGGATGACCTTTCGCTGACAACCGTCGACGAACGATTAGAAATGTTCCGCAAGTTTCTCGGAGCTGATGTCGAGAAATATGCCGTCGAGCATGACCGAATCCGATTGCTCCGCGACACAGATGGCGACGGCAAAGCAGACACAGCTACAACCTTCGCGGACGGCTTCAACAGCATTGTCGATGGAACAGGAGCAGGTGTTCTCGCGATTGATGGAGATGTCTACTACACGTGCATTCCGAAACTCTACCGCATGCGAGATGAGAACGGAGACGGTGTCGCCGACGAAGTTGAAGCGCTGCACGACGGATACGGTGTCCGCGTTGCCTTTCGTGGCCATGACATGCACGGACTCACACTCGGCCCTGACGGTCGACTCTACTTCAGCATTGGAGATCGCGGGTACAACGTTGTGACCATGGAAGGGAAGCGTCTGTTCCGTCCCGACACAGGAGCCGTCTTTCGATGCGAACTCGATGGATCAGACCTGGAGGTCTTCGCCTACGGATTGAGAAACCCTCAGGAACTTGCCTTCGACGATTACGGAAACCTCTTCACCGGAGACAACAATTCCGACTCCGGAGATCAGGCGCGATGGGTGTACGTCACTCAGGGAAGCGACACCGGTTGGAGAATGTACTACCAGTACTTGCCCGATCGCGGTCCCTGGAATCGAGAGCGAATCTGGTATCCGTATCAAAGCGATGATGCGACGACCGAACTGCAGCCAGCTTATGTTGTCCCTCCGATTGCCAACATTTCCGACGGTCCATCAGGACTTGTCCATTACCCGGGAGTCGGCCTGTCACCGAAGTACGATGGACACTTTTTCCTTGCGGACTTTCGCGGTTCAGCGGGTCAAAGTGGAGTCCGTCACTTCCGGATGGAGCCCAAAGGTGCGACATTCGAACTGGTCGATGATGACTGGCTGATCAAGTCGATTCTCGTCACTGATGTCGATTTCGGGTTCGATGGTCGCGTCTACCTTTCCGACTGGGTCGATGGCTGGAATGGCCCCGGGAAGGGTCGAATCTACACATTGAGCGATCCGCAATACCGAATTCCATCGCTCGAAACTCCACCTGAACAGTTGATGAACGAAGGTCTCGCCAAGCTCTCCGAAGTGCGACTCGGCGAGTTGCTCGCTCATCCCGACAAGAGAATTCGACAGCGAGCTCAATTCGAACTCGTGAAAAAAGAAGCTGAAAATGTGCTTCAAGAAGTCGCCAACAGTTCTGCCAATCAGAAAGCACGCTTGCACGCAATTTGGGGACTTGGTCAATTGCTCCGCGTCGGCAAGATTCTTCCCAAAGATCTGATCACGTTGGCCAACGATTCAGACCCAGAAGTTCGTGCACAAGCATTAAATGTGCTGGCAGACAACAAAGTCACTGACGCAGCCCCGCTCTTCGTGGCAGCCATTGGTGATGGAACTCCTCGGCAAAAGTACTTCGCAGCCATTGGTCTTGGTAACCTCCAAAGCGATGAAAATCTGTTCGTCATCGTCGACCTGCTGAAACAGAACGACAACAGCGATCCAGTGCTCAGACATGCCGGCATCCGCGCACTCGCGATGTGCGCAACCGATGAGCAACTGCTCGAGTTTTCCCAACCTCAATTCCCGCCATCAGTGCGGCTCGGAGCTGTCGTCGCACTCCGACGCATGGAATCGGGCCATCTAAAAGAATTCCTGAATGATCCCGAACCGGCTGTGGTTGTCGAAGCAGCCCGGGCCATTCACGATCTCGATATCGTCGATGCTGTTTCTGAACTCGCTGATCTGAGCTTGAATCCCGACTCCCCCGACGCCCTCATTCGTCGAGTGATGAGTGCCAACTTCCGACGAGGCCGCAAGAAGAATGCAGACCGGGTCGCAGGGATTGCTGCTGACTCTCGTTTCTCGAATTCCATCCGTGAAGAAGCGATGCAAGAGTTGCTTCAATGGGATGCGCCACCCGTTTTTGATCGGGTCACGAATCAACACCGTTCGCTGGATACCCGCAGCCTCGAACTCTCAACCCCTGCCGTTCGAGCAAACCTGGGTGGAATGATGGCTGGCAACTCGAAACTGAAAACGCTCGCTATTCAACTCGCAGCCAAGTACGAAGTTCAGGATGTCGCGTCCTACCTTCAGGAGACTTTTGAGCAAACTGACAACGACGCACAGATGCGACGAGAAGCTCTTATCGCCCTCGACGCTGTGAATTCCATGTCATTGCTTGAGTTGCTCGACTCCGGATTGGCAGACGAGAACGATCAAATTCGAGCGACTTCGCGAGAGATTCTGGCACGCCGTAACCCCGTCGAAGCTGTTCCGGTTCTTTCGGAGGCTCTCAACACGGGATCTCGAGTCGAACGCCAATCAGCGATTCATGTCCTCGATGAGTTAAAAGTGCCAGAGGCGGAAGAGGTCCTTCTCAAAACACTCGATCAACTGATTGCCAACAATGTTCCCGCAGACATCAAGCTGGACCTGATTGAGGTCGCCGAGAAACGAGACTCCATCAAGTTCAAAAACCGATTGAACGCCATCGAGAAGCAGCGTGATCCAAATGATCCCCTGAGCGCGTATCGGGAATGCCTGGAAGGGGGAGACCTCGCGCGTGGAGTTGAAATCTTCTTCGGAAACGCGGCAGCTTCTTGTCGACGTTGTCACAAAGTCAACGGCGACGGCAGCGACGTCGGCCCTGACCTGTCGGCAGTGTCCAAAGAAAATCCTCGCGAATATCTGCTCGAATCCATTGTTCTTCCGAATGCCAAGATCGCCAAAGGTTTTGAGACCGTCGTTTACGCATTGGCCGATGGACGGATCGTCTCGGGTATCGTGAAGGGTGAGACCGATGAAACAGTTCGTCTCATGCAACCGATGGGTGAAATCGTCGTCATCGAAAAAGACGACATCGACGCACAGACAAAAGGCCAGTCGGGAATGCCTGCCGACATGGCGAAACAACTCACCAAGTCCGAGATCCGTGATCTGGTCGAATACCTTTCGACTCTCAAGACTCCTTACAAACCTGAAGGACACGAGTAA
- the rdgB gene encoding RdgB/HAM1 family non-canonical purine NTP pyrophosphatase, with protein MTQFPTVVLASRNAKKIGEMRDLLEPYGIPLISVSDFSDVGEVVEDGDTFQSNAEKKAREVAQATSHWAIGEDSGLRVDALKGAPGVYSARYSGPDATDEKNNAKLMIELNGVPDNQRGAEYVCHVAVADPSGDIQLNIEAICRGRITEQAFGSNGFGYDPYFQIREYHQTFGQLPPIVKRQLSHRARAFNHLIPGLLKILTAS; from the coding sequence ATGACGCAGTTTCCAACTGTGGTTCTGGCAAGTCGAAACGCGAAAAAGATCGGAGAGATGCGTGACCTTCTCGAACCTTACGGCATCCCGCTCATCTCCGTTTCCGACTTTTCAGACGTGGGAGAAGTTGTCGAAGACGGTGACACCTTCCAGTCAAACGCCGAGAAAAAAGCGAGAGAAGTCGCACAGGCAACTTCTCATTGGGCAATCGGCGAAGATAGCGGACTGAGAGTCGATGCACTCAAAGGTGCTCCGGGAGTTTATTCCGCCCGTTACAGCGGACCGGATGCCACAGATGAAAAGAACAACGCAAAGCTGATGATCGAACTGAATGGCGTCCCTGATAATCAGCGCGGAGCGGAATACGTTTGCCACGTGGCCGTTGCCGATCCTTCGGGAGACATTCAACTGAATATCGAAGCCATCTGTCGTGGTCGAATCACCGAGCAAGCATTCGGCAGCAACGGATTCGGTTACGATCCTTATTTTCAGATCCGAGAGTACCATCAAACGTTTGGCCAATTGCCGCCAATCGTGAAACGGCAACTCAGCCATCGCGCGCGAGCCTTCAATCACCTCATCCCCGGACTTCTCAAGATTCTGACCGCTTCTTAG
- a CDS encoding RNA polymerase sigma factor, with translation MKRVQAGETSLFTLLVNKYHERLMRFALSKLQVETDAEDVVQEAFLAAYHSRQSYSPEFEFSTWIWTITLNLTRNFRKKESQERTRQVEYVVRTNSTIESDTRPEQFLLDREQSAQITVWLDQLPEPQSDAVRLRFFGELSYEEIALAMDCSLSGAKRRVKLGLIKLSEIAASQ, from the coding sequence ATGAAGCGCGTGCAGGCTGGAGAGACCAGTCTGTTTACGCTTCTGGTGAATAAGTATCACGAACGCCTCATGCGGTTTGCACTGAGTAAGCTGCAAGTTGAAACGGACGCGGAGGATGTCGTTCAGGAAGCGTTTCTGGCTGCCTATCACTCTCGTCAGTCGTACTCTCCGGAGTTTGAATTCAGCACTTGGATCTGGACGATCACTCTCAATCTAACCCGCAATTTCCGAAAGAAAGAGTCTCAAGAGCGGACTCGTCAGGTCGAATACGTTGTGCGGACGAATTCGACAATTGAGAGTGACACAAGACCGGAGCAGTTCCTTCTCGACCGGGAACAGTCGGCTCAAATTACCGTTTGGCTCGACCAGTTGCCTGAGCCACAAAGCGATGCAGTTCGTCTCCGGTTTTTCGGCGAGCTGTCGTATGAAGAAATCGCCCTCGCAATGGACTGTTCGCTGAGTGGAGCGAAGAGAAGAGTGAAGCTGGGACTCATCAAACTCAGCGAGATCGCAGCTTCCCAATGA
- a CDS encoding ROK family protein, translated as MSDVRYFIGVDIGGTSIKTGVVSEHGETVSHLTSGSIQKGGRQAGLENLYNTIESAVELSGIAWEQICGIGVASPGTLDIPRGIVLHPFNLPGWENLPLRDLISEHFGKPAILQNDANAAAYGEYWLGGAKDSNSLLFWTLGTGIGAGIVINGELVTGAHSHAGECGHLIIQADGGPYSEHGIHGSLELYAGAKALVRRCEEALASGARSVIRVQLAQGQKLTPLLIGACASDGDPLADRLIMETGRYLAIGTVNIIHTLNPATVLIGGAMTFGRERTELGRRFLEKVRDEVRKHTFPIPAEKTRIAYATLGKHAGFLGAAGCIRSSVLREESSRK; from the coding sequence GTGAGCGACGTACGTTACTTCATCGGTGTGGATATTGGCGGAACCAGCATCAAGACAGGAGTTGTCTCTGAGCATGGTGAGACTGTGAGTCATTTGACGTCCGGTTCGATTCAAAAGGGGGGACGTCAGGCAGGGCTTGAGAATCTCTACAATACCATCGAGAGTGCGGTTGAACTGAGCGGAATTGCTTGGGAGCAAATCTGCGGAATCGGAGTCGCTTCCCCCGGGACCCTTGATATTCCACGCGGAATCGTTTTGCATCCGTTCAATCTGCCGGGATGGGAAAATCTTCCGCTGCGGGATTTGATCAGCGAACACTTCGGCAAACCTGCCATTCTCCAGAACGACGCAAACGCTGCCGCCTACGGGGAGTATTGGCTGGGAGGAGCCAAAGACTCGAACAGTTTGTTGTTCTGGACGCTTGGAACCGGGATCGGGGCAGGAATTGTCATCAACGGTGAACTAGTGACAGGAGCTCATTCTCACGCGGGAGAGTGCGGTCACCTGATCATTCAGGCCGACGGCGGTCCCTACTCGGAACACGGAATTCACGGTTCGCTGGAGCTCTATGCTGGAGCGAAAGCGCTCGTTCGAAGATGCGAAGAAGCCCTGGCTTCCGGTGCTCGTTCTGTCATTCGAGTGCAGCTTGCTCAGGGGCAAAAACTGACACCGCTATTGATTGGAGCGTGTGCCTCGGATGGGGACCCGCTTGCGGATCGGCTGATCATGGAGACGGGACGTTACTTGGCGATTGGGACGGTCAATATTATTCATACCCTGAATCCAGCGACGGTTCTCATCGGGGGAGCCATGACGTTCGGTCGAGAGAGAACAGAACTTGGTCGCCGTTTTCTGGAGAAAGTGCGGGACGAGGTTCGTAAGCACACATTCCCGATCCCGGCAGAGAAAACTCGAATCGCGTATGCAACACTCGGGAAGCATGCAGGCTTTCTGGGTGCGGCGGGCTGTATTCGATCATCAGTTCTTCGTGAAGAGTCCAGTCGGAAATGA
- a CDS encoding HD domain-containing protein, giving the protein MVRDFVTESLAHDPIHGYIPFVARSGLPRDEVSEQEIIDHPWVQRMRHIHQLQTAWWVFPSAEHMRFQHILGAMHLASRVIDEWYDSLVEACHNVPSRAYVDSLVRMAALLHDVGHGPFGHFFDDHYLDQFGVTHEDIGAYIIERELGDLLRGIRRSPNGKMQPLEEFDPKQIAWLIRRPKGVDDDGHPDWLIKLRALFSGIYTVDNMDFVLRDAYMTGFNTKAFDLSRLIHYSFFTPDGLTIHLRGLPSLIHFIETRANLFRMVYFHRTVRALDIAIEEIFPQTMKYLFQGNPIDYLDQYLDFTESSFLVDIRRWVHSDDPEQQELGKQWQNILSRRMGWKMAVERTLNFHSTQGERMTIFSEPDLVLRRVRERLPANLKDLPLNIDVARHYHRPSGRLPAGGQNFLYDPGTGTSQELNDDDLFRSIPISFLIFRIYCQSHENDPALNAALNSVLGDAMDAKTNM; this is encoded by the coding sequence ATGGTACGTGATTTTGTAACGGAGAGTCTGGCACACGACCCCATCCATGGGTACATCCCGTTTGTTGCGCGGTCGGGGCTTCCGCGAGATGAAGTTTCTGAACAGGAAATCATTGACCATCCGTGGGTCCAGCGGATGCGCCACATCCATCAACTGCAGACAGCCTGGTGGGTCTTTCCGTCCGCCGAGCACATGCGTTTTCAGCATATTCTTGGAGCGATGCACCTCGCTTCTCGCGTGATTGACGAATGGTACGACTCTCTCGTCGAAGCTTGTCACAATGTCCCTTCGCGTGCTTACGTCGATAGCCTCGTCCGCATGGCGGCCCTTCTGCATGATGTCGGTCACGGTCCTTTCGGCCACTTCTTCGACGATCATTACCTTGACCAGTTCGGTGTGACTCATGAAGACATTGGCGCATACATCATTGAACGCGAACTGGGTGACCTGCTCCGAGGAATCCGACGCAGCCCGAACGGCAAAATGCAGCCGCTCGAGGAATTCGATCCCAAACAAATCGCGTGGCTGATTCGCCGCCCGAAAGGTGTCGACGATGACGGTCATCCCGACTGGCTGATTAAGCTTCGAGCGTTATTCTCGGGGATTTACACCGTCGACAACATGGATTTCGTCCTCCGGGACGCTTACATGACCGGCTTCAACACGAAGGCTTTCGACCTCTCGAGACTGATCCATTACAGCTTCTTTACTCCTGACGGGTTGACCATTCACTTGCGAGGTTTGCCGTCGCTGATCCACTTCATCGAGACCCGCGCCAATCTGTTTCGCATGGTCTACTTCCATCGCACCGTCCGAGCGCTCGATATCGCGATTGAAGAAATCTTCCCGCAGACGATGAAGTACTTGTTCCAGGGAAATCCGATCGATTATCTCGATCAGTATCTCGATTTCACCGAGTCGAGTTTCCTCGTCGATATCCGTCGATGGGTGCACTCCGACGATCCGGAACAGCAAGAACTCGGGAAACAATGGCAGAACATTCTTTCCCGCCGAATGGGGTGGAAGATGGCTGTCGAACGTACCCTGAACTTTCACAGCACTCAGGGTGAGCGAATGACGATCTTCTCTGAGCCGGACCTCGTCTTGCGACGCGTCCGTGAACGCCTCCCAGCGAACCTCAAAGACCTTCCGCTGAATATCGATGTCGCCCGACATTACCATCGCCCGAGCGGTCGCCTCCCAGCTGGCGGACAGAATTTTCTTTACGATCCCGGCACCGGAACATCACAGGAATTGAACGATGACGACCTGTTTCGGTCGATTCCGATCAGCTTCCTGATCTTCCGGATTTATTGCCAGTCACACGAGAACGACCCAGCCCTCAACGCGGCCCTCAATTCCGTCCTCGGCGACGCTATGGATGCAAAGACCAATATGTAG